A single window of Coffea eugenioides isolate CCC68of chromosome 7, Ceug_1.0, whole genome shotgun sequence DNA harbors:
- the LOC113778614 gene encoding zinc finger MYM-type protein 1-like produces the protein MANSTIDYFFKKRRLEPSGSGETPCPLRDSSPKHQTKKFCRAESLEFDISSIERDPGKRKSIWEYLEHQRDEVRRACIKFGPYQLELPIESMVVDKKGRRFLFSWYKLFPDWLEFFPTKNAAFCLPCSLFSKPTDRFGSMAFTTNGFRSWKKVNDGKNCAFLNHIGKYPNSSHKVAMQCYHDLGNSLQHLDKIIEKQNSEQVAKNRLQLQVSIDAAKWCAFQAVAFRGHDESLDSNNRANFIELIKHVSSYNEKVAVVVLDNAPRNASYTSPAIQKEILSI, from the coding sequence ATGGCTAATAGTACAATTGattattttttcaagaaaagacGTCTAGAACCAAGTGGAAGTGGTGAAACTCCTTGTCCTCTTCGTGATTCTTCTCCTAAGCATCAAACAAAGAAATTTTGTAGAGCTGAATCTTTAGAGTTTGATATTTCATCCATAGAACGTGATCCTGGAAAGCGAAAATCCATTTGGGAATATCTAGAGCATCAAAGGGATGAGGTACGGAGAGCATGTATTAAGTTTGGGCCATACCAACTTGAGCTTCCGATTGAATCAATGGTTGTTGACAAGAAGGGCCGacgtttccttttctcttggtaTAAATTGTTTCCAGATTGGTTGGaattttttccaacaaaaaatgCTGCCTTTTGTCTTCCTTGCTCACTTTTTTCCAAGCCAACGGACCGTTTTGGATCAATGGCCTTCACAACTAATGGATTTAGATCATGGAAGAAGGTAAATGATGGAAAAAATTGTGCTTTTTTAAATCACATTGGAAAATATCCTAACTCATCACACAAAGTGGCAATGCAATGCTATCATGATTTGGGAAACTCATTGCAACATCTTGATAAAATTATTGAGAAGCAAAATTCTGAGCAGGTTGCAAAAAATCGGTTGCAACTTCAAGTTTCCATAGATGCTGCAAAATGGTGTGCATTTCAAGCGGTGGCTTTTAGGGGTCATGATGAAAGTTTAGATTCTAACAATCGAGCTAATTTTATTGAGTTGATCAAGCACGTGTCTTCTTATAATGAAAAAGTGGCTGTTGTGGTCCTCGATAATGCTCCTCGAAATGCATCTTATACTTCTCCTGCGATCCAAAAGGAGATATTGTCCATTTAG
- the LOC113778615 gene encoding zinc finger MYM-type protein 1-like yields the protein MAIVIRFVDKQGYIRERFFDIVHVHETNSLTLKKEICDVLSRHNLSVQNIRGQGYDGASNMHEEWNGLQALFIQECLYAYYIHCFAHRLELTLVPTSQEVQQSMHFLL from the exons ATGGCTATTGTTATTAGATTTGTGGACAAGCAAGGCTATATTCGAGAGAGATTTTTTGACATTGTTCATGTGCACGAAACCAATTCCTTGACTTTGAAGAAGGAGATATGTGATGTCCTTTCTCGCCATAATCTTAGTGTGCAAAACATTCGTGGCCAAGGATATGATGGAGCTAGTAACATGCATGAAGAATGGAATGGACTGCAAGCATTATTTATTCAGGAGTGCCTCTATGCATATTATATTCACTGTTTTGCTCATCGACTGGAATTAACATTGGTACCAACATCTCAAGAG GTACAACAGAGCATGCATTTTCTGTTATGA
- the LOC113778033 gene encoding tabersonine 16-hydroxylase 2-like yields the protein MEHFFFFCGFLLFIIMVAKSLMKSKPAKLPPGPRKLPIIGNIHQLLGSQSHRILADLAKKYGPLMHLQVGEVSTIVISSAEVAEGVLKKHDIIFASRAFLLSPRILFYDCTDVGFCPYGEYSRQLRKICAIELLSSQRTRTFRSIREAEALNMIKAISKEEGLAVDFGKKISTMTHSVIALAAFGKRSKYHDDFMSAMEAVLKLMAGFCLPDMYPSVKILETITGKRQKLERLHKRVDQLLENILIRHRVRKAESEYGSGEEKEDLVDVLLKVQKSGEFGIPLTDDNLKAVIFDVFGGGGETSSTTTVWAMAEMIKNPEVMKKAQAEARAIYGKRGNVDESQLHELKYLHAVIKETLRLHPPASLIPPRESGEQCEIFGYEIPAKSRVYVNLWAIGRDPGYWTEPEKFIPERFLDSKIDFKGSNFNYIPFGAGRRICPGMSFALPMMELPLAQSLFHFDWKLPGRLENEELDMTDIFGLTVGRKHDLILVPTSYHSSSKY from the exons ATGGagcatttcttcttcttttgtggcttcctcctcttcatcatcaTGGTAGCCAAATCTCTGATGAAATCCAAGCCTGCAAAACTGCCTCCAGGACCAAGAAAATTGCCTATCATAGGAAACATTCACCAGCTTCTTGGCTCCCAATCTCATCGAATCCTAGCAGACTTGGCCAAAAAATATGGACCTCTGATGCACCTACAGGTTGGCGAAGTTTCAACCATAGTTATATCTTCTGCCGAGGTTGCAGAAGGGGTTTTAAAGAAACATGACATCATTTTTGCTTCTAGAGCCTTTCTTCTTTCACCAAGAATACTCTTTTATGATTGTACTGATGTTGGCTTTTGTCCCTATGGAGAATACTCGAGACAACTGAGAAAGATTTGTGCAATAGAGCTTCTAAGCTCTCAACGTACCCGGACATTTCGATCAATTAGGGAAGCAGAGGCCTTAAACATGATCAAAGCAATCTCAAAAGAAGAGGGATTGGCTGTTGATTTTGGTAAAAAGATTTCAACAATGACACACAGCGTCATTGCCTTGGCTGCTTTTGGTAAAAGAAGCAAATACCATGACGATTTCATGTCGGCAATGGAGGCTGTTCTAAAGCTTATGGCAGGTTTCTGCTTACCAGACATGTACCCTTCTGtcaaaattcttgaaacaatCACTGGAAAGAGGCAAAAGCTGGAGAGGTTACACAAAAGGGTTGATCAACTACTGGAAAACATCCTCATTAGGCATAGAGTTAGAAAAGCGGAATCAGAATATGGAAGTGGAGAAGAAAAGGAGGATCTCGTGGATGTTCTGCTGAAAGTTCAGAAATCCGGAGAATTTGGAATTCCACTCACTGACGACAATCTCAAAGCAGTCATTTTC GATGTGTTCGGTGGAGGGGGAGAGACATCGTCAACCACAACTGTATGGGCAATGGCTGAAATGATCAAGAATCCAGAAGTCATGAAAAAAGCACAAGCTGAAGCACGTGCAATTTacggcaaaagaggaaatgttGATGAATCGCAACTTCATGAACTGAAATACTTGCATGCGGTAATCAAAGAAACTCTGAGACTGCACCCTCCTGCTTCACTAATTCCTCCAAGGGAATCCGGTGaacaatgtgaaatttttggaTATGAAATACCCGCTAAATCTAGAGTCTATGTTAATCTTTGGGCAATTGGTCGAGATCCCGGTTACTGGACTGAACCTGAGAAGTTCATTCCAGAGAGGTTTCTTGATTCTAAAATTGATTTTAAGGGGTCAAACTTTAATTACATCCCATTTGGTGCTGGAAGAAGGATATGTCCTGGAATGTCATTTGCTTTGCCTATGATGGAGCTACCACTCGCACAATCGTTGTTCCACTTTGATTGGAAACTGCCTGGTAGATTGGAAAATGAAGAACTAGACATGACTGATATCTTTGGCTTGACAGTCGGACGAAAACATGATCTTATCTTGGTTCCAACTTCTTACCACTCTTCTTCTAAATACTAG